GCGCCGTCGCGCCGTTGACCACCTGGTTGACCAGGTTCGAGGCCAGCCCGGACTGCACGTCGATCCGGTACGTGTAGGTGATGACCCCGGCGGTGGTGGCCGGGAAGGTCTTCGTCATCGAGGCGCCGGGGGCCAGCGGCTGTGCCCCGCCGCCGAAGGCGAGGGACACGTCGGTGTGCGCGGTCGCGGCGATCCCGCCCAGCAGGGGGAGCTGCACCGTCACCGGCTTGTCGGCGATCTGGTTGACGAAGGTGACCGACCCGCCGGCGTCCACCGACACCAGCGGCGGGGTGAGGTCCCGGATGGCCACCGTGGCGGTGGGCGCCGCCTCGGCCGCCGGTGCGGCCAGCACCGAGCCGGCCACGGCCAGCAGCCACCCCAGGGTCGCCACGGCGATGCCGCGTCGAGCCGTCCGCCGGATCCGGCCGCTGTCCATCGGTGCTGCCTCCACGTCGAGGTCTGTGGTGCTGGTGGGGCTACTCACGAGTAACCCACGTCACGGTGGAGAACGAGGGTGTGCCGCCGGGGGTACGCCCGCACCTGGAGGACTTCTGTCGGTCACCCTTCCTAGGGTCGTGCCATGTCCTCGCAACTCGTGGGAGTCCACGTCGGGTCCGGTCTCACCGCCGACAACCAGGTCGAGGACGGCGGGGTGCTGGCCCGGGCCGCCGAGGTCGACGCCGCCGTCGTCCAGGTGTTCCTGGCCGACCCGCAGGACTGGAAGGCCCCGAAGCCCCGCCCGGACGTCGACGAGCTCACCGCCGGCGACGTCGCCCTGGTCGTGCACGCCCCCTACGTGCTCAACGTGGCCTCCCCGAACAACCGGATCCGCATCCCCAGCCGCAAGCTGGTCGGCCAGCACGCCACGGCCGCCGCCGCGATCGGCGCGGTGGGCCTGGTCGTGCACGGCGGGCACGTGACCGGCAAGGACGACCCGGCGGCGGGCTTCGACAACTGGCGCAAGCTCTTCGAGCGGCAGGCCGGCGACGGCGGGTTCGGCGTCCCGGTGTGGATCGAGAACACCGCCGGCGGTGACCACGCGATGGCCCGCGAACTCGAGGCGGTCGCCCGGCTCTGGGAGGCCGTCGGTGAGTTCGGCGCCGGGTTCGTCCTGGACACCTGCCACGCGTGGGCCGCGGGCTGGGACCTCGCCACGGTGGTCGACGACGTCCGCGCGATCACCGGGCGCATCGACCTGGTGCACCTGAACAACAGCCGGGACGAGGCCGGCTCGAACCGCGACCGGCACGCCCCGCTGTCGGCGGGGGAGATCCCGACCGAGCTGCTGCTGGAGGTCGCGCGCACCGCAGGCTGCCCCGTGGTCCTGGAGACCCCGGGCGACGCCGCCTCGCACGCCGCCGAGATCGCCCTGCTGCGGGAGACCCTGGGCTGACTCAGGCGGGGACGGGCTCCGGTGCGGGCTCGGCCCGCCGGGTCAGCACCGGGCGCAGGCCGTCCAGCCGGAACCGGTCCGGGGCCCGGTCGAGCACCCCGCCGGCCGGGTCGTCGGTCCCGGGCCAGCTGCGCCGGACCAGGTCCCCCTCCGGCCGCCACACGTCCCGGACGACCAGGGCCACCAGCACCAGGACGGCGACGTCGCGCAGTCCGACGGCCAGGAAGAACCACTGCACGTCGATGCCCTTGTTGTCGGTGCCCAGGTACCAGAGCATCCGGGGCACCCACAGCAGCGCCTCGGTGGCCTGCCACAGCAGGAGCGAGCGCCACGCCGGGCGGGCCAGCACTGCCAGCGGCAGCAGCCACAGCGAGTACTGCGGACTCCACACCTTGTTGATCAGCAGGAAGCCGGCCACGAGCAGGAACGCCAGCTGGGCCACTCGCGGCCGGGTGGGCGCGGCCAGCGCGAGCCAGCCGACGGCCGCGGCCATCACCACCAGCAGCACCGCGATGACCGCGTTGAGCACCGCGGGTGACTCCCCGGCGGCGAGCGGGCCGTCGAAGAGCCGGTCCCCCGAGGCGGTGATCGCGATGTTCCACAGCGTGTCCGGGTCGGCCGGGCGGCTGTCGTTGAGGGCGAAGAACTCCCGCCAGTTCTCCGGTGCCAGCAGCGCGATCGGCAGGTTCACCGTCAGCCACGCCCCGGCGGCGGCCAGCGTGGCGGTCAGCCACGGCCGCAGCTGCCACGTACGGAGGCAGAGCACCAGCAGCACCCCCAGCAGCAGCACCGGGTAGAGCTTGGCCGCCGTCCCCAGGCCGATCAGCACCCCGGCCAGTGCCGGGTGCTCCTTCGCCCAGGCCCACAGGCCCAGCGTCGCGAGCGCCACGGCGAACAGGTCCCAGTTGGTGAAGGCGTGCACGAACAGCAGCGGCGAGAGCCCGACCATGGCGGCGTCCCACGGCCGGCGGCCGCTCAACCCGGCCACCGAGCGGGTCACCAGCAGGGCGCAGACGCTGAGCATCAGGCAGGTGACCACGTAGTAGCTCTGCACCGGCACGACCGAGGGCAGCAGCCCGACCGCGTCGGCGGCGGTGTCGTAGGCCCGGGCCAGCAGCGCGGCCAGCGCCATGAACCCCCCGGTCAGCACCGGGTACTCCAGCGGCGAGTCCAGGTAGGGGGTCAGCCCCTCCGACAACCCGCGCAGCCCGAACAGCGGCACGGTGTCGGAGTAGCAGAGGTGGGTGTACTGCTTGGACCCCGCCCAGTTGCCGTCCGAGCACGGCGACTGCTTCGCCCACGCCAGCGCCAGCACGACGACGGTGAACAGCAGGCAGACCCGCAGCGGGGTCCAGAACAGCGCCCGTCCGGTGACGGCGTGCCGGCCCCAGGGGCCGCCGAAGGCCTCGCTGGCCTGCCGCGCGACCCGGTCGGACCAGCTGGGGACGACGCGGTCGGGCCACTCGGGCGCGGCGACCTGCGGCGGCCGGCTCACCGTCGGGGACGACACGGGCCCGTCACCCGGCTGGTCGGCCGGGGACGGGCCCGTGTCGTTCGAGGTCACGCGGTCAGTGTGCCTAACCGACCGGCTGCCCCGGGATGGGCACCGCCGGTGCCGGTGACGGTGTCGTGGGCACCGGCGCCTGGGTCGTGGGCGCGGCCGTCGTGGGTGCCGTTGTCGTGACGGGGGGAGCCTCCGTGGTCACCGGCGCCTCCTCCGTCGTCGGAGCCGGCGCCTGCGTCGTCCGCTGGGGCGCCTGCGTCGTCGGCCGGGGGGCCTGGGTGGTCTGCGGCGCCGGGACGCTGTTGCCGGTGTCCCCGCGGATGATCGCCGAGTCCGGCAGCTCCTCCACCGGGGTGCCGGCGA
This sequence is a window from Geodermatophilaceae bacterium NBWT11. Protein-coding genes within it:
- a CDS encoding deoxyribonuclease IV; this translates as MSSQLVGVHVGSGLTADNQVEDGGVLARAAEVDAAVVQVFLADPQDWKAPKPRPDVDELTAGDVALVVHAPYVLNVASPNNRIRIPSRKLVGQHATAAAAIGAVGLVVHGGHVTGKDDPAAGFDNWRKLFERQAGDGGFGVPVWIENTAGGDHAMARELEAVARLWEAVGEFGAGFVLDTCHAWAAGWDLATVVDDVRAITGRIDLVHLNNSRDEAGSNRDRHAPLSAGEIPTELLLEVARTAGCPVVLETPGDAASHAAEIALLRETLG
- a CDS encoding DUF2029 domain-containing protein gives rise to the protein MSRPPQVAAPEWPDRVVPSWSDRVARQASEAFGGPWGRHAVTGRALFWTPLRVCLLFTVVVLALAWAKQSPCSDGNWAGSKQYTHLCYSDTVPLFGLRGLSEGLTPYLDSPLEYPVLTGGFMALAALLARAYDTAADAVGLLPSVVPVQSYYVVTCLMLSVCALLVTRSVAGLSGRRPWDAAMVGLSPLLFVHAFTNWDLFAVALATLGLWAWAKEHPALAGVLIGLGTAAKLYPVLLLGVLLVLCLRTWQLRPWLTATLAAAGAWLTVNLPIALLAPENWREFFALNDSRPADPDTLWNIAITASGDRLFDGPLAAGESPAVLNAVIAVLLVVMAAAVGWLALAAPTRPRVAQLAFLLVAGFLLINKVWSPQYSLWLLPLAVLARPAWRSLLLWQATEALLWVPRMLWYLGTDNKGIDVQWFFLAVGLRDVAVLVLVALVVRDVWRPEGDLVRRSWPGTDDPAGGVLDRAPDRFRLDGLRPVLTRRAEPAPEPVPA